Proteins found in one Zea mays cultivar B73 chromosome 1, Zm-B73-REFERENCE-NAM-5.0, whole genome shotgun sequence genomic segment:
- the LOC100281020 gene encoding plastoquinol-plastocyanin reductase, whose protein sequence is MASSFAVATVPSLAAPAAKKRSGGVTYVEGMNAYSGLKGLNKVNMLGVRKTADYSFAKVVASLSPAGRKRRGGAFGAQMNDAAEIFRIAATMNGLVLVGVAVGFVLLRVEAAVEESE, encoded by the coding sequence ATGGCGTCGTCGTTCGCCGTGGCAACGGTCCCGTCGCTGGCGGCCCCGGCGGCCAAGAAGCGGTCCGGCGGCGTCACGTACGTGGAGGGCATGAACGCCTACAGCGGCCTCAAGGGGCTCAACAAGGTGAACATGCTCGGGGTGCGCAAGACCGCCGACTACTCCTTCGCCAAGGTCGTGGCGTCGCTCAGCCCCGCGGGCAGGAAGCGGCGCGGCGGCGCGTTCGGCGCCCAGATGAACGACGCCGCCGAGATCTTCAGGATCGCCGCCACCATGAACGGCCTCGTGCTCGTCGGCGTCGCCGTCGGGTTCGTGCTGCTCCGGGTGGAGGCCGCCGTCGAGGAGTCCGAGTAG
- the LOC100273830 gene encoding seven transmembrane domain protein — protein MTVFHFLNCAFLTFGPHVVYYSATPLSEYDTIGTSIKAAAVYLGTALVKLVCLATLLKVPENDSFDPYQELMKVFIGFIDVAGLYFALTQLTHRNISQNHKFQAVGLGWAFADSVLHRLAPLWIGARGLEFTWEYIFQGLEANANLVMTLSLAALGSLMWLRKNKPRTLVPIIYACALLLATMPSITSYLRRSLEWQTPKVVGFELFSSLVMAFISWQLFSACQRPM, from the exons ATGACGGTCTTCCACTTCCTCAACTGCGCCTTCCTCACCTTCGGGCCTCACGTCGTCTACTACTCCGCCACGCCCCT GTCAGAGTATGATACAATCGGCACTTCTATAAAAGCAGCTGCTGTTTATCTTGGAACTGCGCTTGTAAAG CTTGTTTGCTTGGCAACATTGCTCAAAGTACCTGAGAATGATAGCTTTGACCCCTATCAG GAGTTAATGAAAGTTTTTATTGGATTCATAGATGTAGCTGGACTGTATTTTGCTTTGACCCAGCTGACCCACAGAAACATCTCTCAGAATCATAAGTTCCAGGCTGTTGGTCTTG GTTGGGCTTTTGCTGATTCAGTTTTGCACCGACTGGCACCTCTCTGGATTGGGGCAAGAGGGCTTGAATTTACATGGGAGTACATATTTCAAGGACTTGAAGCGAATGCTAATCTT GTGATGACCCTCTCCCTTGCTGCATTGGGGTCCTTGATGTGGCTTAGGAAGAACAAGCCTAGGACTTTGGTTCCAATAATTTATGCATGTGCTCTGCTCTTGGCAACAATGCCATCTATCACCAG CTACTTGAGGAGGTCATTGGAGTGGCAGACACCaaaggtggttggcttcgagctcTTCTCCTCCCTTGTTATGGCTTTCATCAGCTGGCAGCTGTTCTCGGCTTGTCAGAGACCGATGTAA